The following coding sequences are from one Lolium rigidum isolate FL_2022 chromosome 6, APGP_CSIRO_Lrig_0.1, whole genome shotgun sequence window:
- the LOC124666400 gene encoding beta-glucosidase 2-like isoform X2, which produces MGAAAFFCLLIPLWVQDATATDLGFTRSDFPHDFVFGAGTSAYQYEGAVAEDGRSPSCWDNFTHAGKMVDKSTGDVAADGYHKYMEDVKLMSETGLEAYRFSISWSRLIPNGSGAVNPKGLEYYNNLIDELVNHGIQVHITLHHLDLPQILEDKYGGWLSPRIVEDFTAYADICFREFGDRVTSWTTVNEPNIGLMASYDVAIFPPARCSDPFGAAKCTLGDSSTEPYVAAHNTLLAHASVFSLYKEKYQPMQKGVVGISFYSYWSYPLTNSTADLEAAQRCKDFLFGWILDPLVFGDYPEVMKKNVGSRLPSFTKNQSELIKGSLDFIGINHYYSLYVNDRPLETGVRDYNTDMSIYIRGSRTDPPAGQGAPSNIPSDPKGLQLVLEYLKGTYGNLPIYIQENGMGSADGSLDDTDRIAYLSSYMENTLHALRNGVNVRGYFAWAFMDLFELLSGYQSRYGLYSVDFADERRPRRARLSARWYSAFLKEKAGTSALLWNAQ; this is translated from the exons ATGGGCGCTGCTGCCTTCTTCTGCCTCCTAATCCCCCTCTGGGTTCAGGATGCAACTGCGACTGATCTTGGCTTCACAAGAAGTGATTTCCCCCATGACTTTGTCTTCGGAGCTGGAACCTCAGCATATCAA TATGAGGGTGCTGTTGCTGAGGATGGCAGGAGCCCAAGCTGCTGGGACAATTTCACTCACGCAG GCAAAATGGTAGACAAAAGCACAGGGGATGTTGCGGCAGATGGGTACCACAAATACATG GAGGATGTTAAGCTCATGTCTGAGACTGGCCTAGAGGCTTATAGGTTCTCCATCTCCTGGTCAAGGCTTATTCCAA ATGGAAGCGGGGCTGTCAATCCAAAAGGTCTGGAGTACTACAATAACCTAATTGATGAGCTGGTAAATCATG GAATACAAGTCCATATCACACTTCACCATCTAGATCTCCCTCAGATTCTTGAAGACAAGTATGGTGGATGGTTAAGCCCCAGAATTGT GGAAGATTTCACAGCATATGCAGATATTTGCTTCAGGGAGTTTGGAGATAGGGTTACATCCTGGACGACTGTGAATGAGCCAAACATTGGTCTAATGGCCTCTTATGATGTTGCTATATTCCCTCCTGCACGTTGTTCCGATCCATTTGGAGCAGCAAAGTGCACTCTCGGGGACTCTAGTACTGAACCTTACGTAGCAGCTCATAATACCCTTTTGGCGCATGCATCAGTTTTCAGTCTGTACAAAGAAAAGTATCAA CCCATGCAAAAAGGAGTTGTTGGCATAAGTTTCTACTCCTACTGGAGTTATCCGTTGACAAATTCCACTGCGGATTTAGAAGCAGCTCAGAGATGTAAAGATTTCTTGTTTGGCTG GATATTAGATCCATTGGTGTTTGGGGACTACCCAGAAGTTATGAAGAAGAATGTTGGCTCTCGCCTTCCATCCTTCACAAAAAATCAGTCTGAACTCATCAAGGGTTCTTTAGATTTTATAGGAATAAATCACTATTATTCTCTCTACGTGAATGATCGCCCTCTGGAAACAGGTGTTCGAGACTACAACACAGACATGTCAATTTATATCAGAG GTTCTAGGACTGACCCGCCAGCTGGTCAG GGTGCCCCTTCAAATATTCCAAGTGATCCCAAAGGGTTGCAACTTGTACTGGAGTACCTGAAAGGAACCTATGGGAACCTTCCCATTTATATCCAAGAGAATG GTATGGGATCTGCCGACGGAAGTCTAGATGACACTGACAGAATTGCCTACTTGAGCAGCTACATGGAAAACACACTACACGCACTGAG GAACGGAGTCAACGTGAGAGGCTACTTCGCCTGGGCGTTCATGGACCTGTTCGAGCTCCTGTCAGGATACCAGTCTAGGTACGGCCTGTACAGCGTCGATTTCGCTGACGAGAGACGGCCACGGCGAGCCAGGCTCTCCGCTCGCTGGTACTCTGCCTTCCTGAAGGAGAAGGCCGGAACCTCTGCGCTTTTGTGGAATGCCCAATAA
- the LOC124666400 gene encoding beta-glucosidase 3-like isoform X1 gives MGAAAFFCLLIPLWVQDATATDLGFTRSDFPHDFVFGAGTSAYQYEGAVAEDGRSPSCWDNFTHAGKMVDKSTGDVAADGYHKYMEDVKLMSETGLEAYRFSISWSRLIPNGSGAVNPKGLEYYNNLIDELVNHGIQVHITLHHLDLPQILEDKYGGWLSPRIVEDFTAYADICFREFGDRVTSWTTVNEPNIGLMASYDVAIFPPARCSDPFGAAKCTLGDSSTEPYVAAHNTLLAHASVFSLYKEKYQPMQKGVVGISFYSYWSYPLTNSTADLEAAQRCKDFLFGWILDPLVFGDYPEVMKKNVGSRLPSFTKNQSELIKGSLDFIGINHYYSLYVNDRPLETGVRDYNTDMSIYIRGSRTDPPAGQGAPSNIPSDPKGLQLVLEYLKGTYGNLPIYIQENGKHNFPPEASMFKRINLFILSCVLFHIWSGMGSADGSLDDTDRIAYLSSYMENTLHALRNGVNVRGYFAWAFMDLFELLSGYQSRYGLYSVDFADERRPRRARLSARWYSAFLKEKAGTSALLWNAQ, from the exons ATGGGCGCTGCTGCCTTCTTCTGCCTCCTAATCCCCCTCTGGGTTCAGGATGCAACTGCGACTGATCTTGGCTTCACAAGAAGTGATTTCCCCCATGACTTTGTCTTCGGAGCTGGAACCTCAGCATATCAA TATGAGGGTGCTGTTGCTGAGGATGGCAGGAGCCCAAGCTGCTGGGACAATTTCACTCACGCAG GCAAAATGGTAGACAAAAGCACAGGGGATGTTGCGGCAGATGGGTACCACAAATACATG GAGGATGTTAAGCTCATGTCTGAGACTGGCCTAGAGGCTTATAGGTTCTCCATCTCCTGGTCAAGGCTTATTCCAA ATGGAAGCGGGGCTGTCAATCCAAAAGGTCTGGAGTACTACAATAACCTAATTGATGAGCTGGTAAATCATG GAATACAAGTCCATATCACACTTCACCATCTAGATCTCCCTCAGATTCTTGAAGACAAGTATGGTGGATGGTTAAGCCCCAGAATTGT GGAAGATTTCACAGCATATGCAGATATTTGCTTCAGGGAGTTTGGAGATAGGGTTACATCCTGGACGACTGTGAATGAGCCAAACATTGGTCTAATGGCCTCTTATGATGTTGCTATATTCCCTCCTGCACGTTGTTCCGATCCATTTGGAGCAGCAAAGTGCACTCTCGGGGACTCTAGTACTGAACCTTACGTAGCAGCTCATAATACCCTTTTGGCGCATGCATCAGTTTTCAGTCTGTACAAAGAAAAGTATCAA CCCATGCAAAAAGGAGTTGTTGGCATAAGTTTCTACTCCTACTGGAGTTATCCGTTGACAAATTCCACTGCGGATTTAGAAGCAGCTCAGAGATGTAAAGATTTCTTGTTTGGCTG GATATTAGATCCATTGGTGTTTGGGGACTACCCAGAAGTTATGAAGAAGAATGTTGGCTCTCGCCTTCCATCCTTCACAAAAAATCAGTCTGAACTCATCAAGGGTTCTTTAGATTTTATAGGAATAAATCACTATTATTCTCTCTACGTGAATGATCGCCCTCTGGAAACAGGTGTTCGAGACTACAACACAGACATGTCAATTTATATCAGAG GTTCTAGGACTGACCCGCCAGCTGGTCAG GGTGCCCCTTCAAATATTCCAAGTGATCCCAAAGGGTTGCAACTTGTACTGGAGTACCTGAAAGGAACCTATGGGAACCTTCCCATTTATATCCAAGAGAATGGCAAGCACAATTTCCCACCAGAAGCAAGTATGTTTAAACGAATAAATTTGTTCATTTTATCATGTGTCCTGTTTCACATCTGGTCAGGTATGGGATCTGCCGACGGAAGTCTAGATGACACTGACAGAATTGCCTACTTGAGCAGCTACATGGAAAACACACTACACGCACTGAG GAACGGAGTCAACGTGAGAGGCTACTTCGCCTGGGCGTTCATGGACCTGTTCGAGCTCCTGTCAGGATACCAGTCTAGGTACGGCCTGTACAGCGTCGATTTCGCTGACGAGAGACGGCCACGGCGAGCCAGGCTCTCCGCTCGCTGGTACTCTGCCTTCCTGAAGGAGAAGGCCGGAACCTCTGCGCTTTTGTGGAATGCCCAATAA
- the LOC124666400 gene encoding beta-glucosidase 2-like isoform X3 translates to MGAAAFFCLLIPLWVQDATATDLGFTRSDFPHDFVFGAGTSAYQYEGAVAEDGRSPSCWDNFTHAGKMVDKSTGDVAADGYHKYMEDVKLMSETGLEAYRFSISWSRLIPNGSGAVNPKGLEYYNNLIDELVNHGIQVHITLHHLDLPQILEDKYGGWLSPRIVEDFTAYADICFREFGDRVTSWTTVNEPNIGLMASYDVAIFPPARCSDPFGAAKCTLGDSSTEPYVAAHNTLLAHASVFSLYKEKYQPMQKGVVGISFYSYWSYPLTNSTADLEAAQRCKDFLFGWILDPLVFGDYPEVMKKNVGSRLPSFTKNQSELIKGSLDFIGINHYYSLYVNDRPLETGVRDYNTDMSIYIRGSRTDPPAGQGAPSNIPSDPKGLQLVLEYLKGTYGNLPIYIQENGMGSADGSLDDTDRIAYLSSYMENTLHALRCVKIKHIKKKSAILLKTILQ, encoded by the exons ATGGGCGCTGCTGCCTTCTTCTGCCTCCTAATCCCCCTCTGGGTTCAGGATGCAACTGCGACTGATCTTGGCTTCACAAGAAGTGATTTCCCCCATGACTTTGTCTTCGGAGCTGGAACCTCAGCATATCAA TATGAGGGTGCTGTTGCTGAGGATGGCAGGAGCCCAAGCTGCTGGGACAATTTCACTCACGCAG GCAAAATGGTAGACAAAAGCACAGGGGATGTTGCGGCAGATGGGTACCACAAATACATG GAGGATGTTAAGCTCATGTCTGAGACTGGCCTAGAGGCTTATAGGTTCTCCATCTCCTGGTCAAGGCTTATTCCAA ATGGAAGCGGGGCTGTCAATCCAAAAGGTCTGGAGTACTACAATAACCTAATTGATGAGCTGGTAAATCATG GAATACAAGTCCATATCACACTTCACCATCTAGATCTCCCTCAGATTCTTGAAGACAAGTATGGTGGATGGTTAAGCCCCAGAATTGT GGAAGATTTCACAGCATATGCAGATATTTGCTTCAGGGAGTTTGGAGATAGGGTTACATCCTGGACGACTGTGAATGAGCCAAACATTGGTCTAATGGCCTCTTATGATGTTGCTATATTCCCTCCTGCACGTTGTTCCGATCCATTTGGAGCAGCAAAGTGCACTCTCGGGGACTCTAGTACTGAACCTTACGTAGCAGCTCATAATACCCTTTTGGCGCATGCATCAGTTTTCAGTCTGTACAAAGAAAAGTATCAA CCCATGCAAAAAGGAGTTGTTGGCATAAGTTTCTACTCCTACTGGAGTTATCCGTTGACAAATTCCACTGCGGATTTAGAAGCAGCTCAGAGATGTAAAGATTTCTTGTTTGGCTG GATATTAGATCCATTGGTGTTTGGGGACTACCCAGAAGTTATGAAGAAGAATGTTGGCTCTCGCCTTCCATCCTTCACAAAAAATCAGTCTGAACTCATCAAGGGTTCTTTAGATTTTATAGGAATAAATCACTATTATTCTCTCTACGTGAATGATCGCCCTCTGGAAACAGGTGTTCGAGACTACAACACAGACATGTCAATTTATATCAGAG GTTCTAGGACTGACCCGCCAGCTGGTCAG GGTGCCCCTTCAAATATTCCAAGTGATCCCAAAGGGTTGCAACTTGTACTGGAGTACCTGAAAGGAACCTATGGGAACCTTCCCATTTATATCCAAGAGAATG GTATGGGATCTGCCGACGGAAGTCTAGATGACACTGACAGAATTGCCTACTTGAGCAGCTACATGGAAAACACACTACACGCACTGAGGTGCGTCAAGATCAAACacataaaaaaaaaatcagcaattCTTTTGAAGACAATATTGCAGTAG